In Nicotiana tabacum cultivar K326 chromosome 17, ASM71507v2, whole genome shotgun sequence, one DNA window encodes the following:
- the LOC142171821 gene encoding cysteine proteinase inhibitor 4-like yields MAQQFNFLLLSSLSIIVVASSFFHISSATSGPRHNFLDAEQPIKNPNDPKVVEIATFAVNEHNKEAKSKFRLVRVIAGGTDVIPDGTVYQLEISASESNVITTRLVAILVNRNNVKELLSFE; encoded by the coding sequence ATGGCCCAACAATTCAACTTTCTCCTCCTCTCAAGTCTCTCAATCATTGTCGTTGCTTCTTCTTTCTTTCATATCTCTTCTGCAACGAGTGGTCCGAGACATAATTTTCTTGATGCTGAGCAACCCATAAAAAATCCAAATGACCCTAAAGTTGTGGAAATCGCAACATTTGCTGTGAATGAGCACAATAAGGAGGCTAAAAGCAAATTTCGACTTGTAAGAGTGATAGCAGGAGGAACTGATGTAATTCCTGACGGTACCGTTTATCAACTAGAAATCAGCGCCAGTGAATCAAATGTTATCACGACCCGTCTTGTGGCTATTTTAGTGAATCGAAACAATGTGAAAGAACTTCTTTCCTTCGAATGA